The Drosophila simulans strain w501 chromosome 3R, Prin_Dsim_3.1, whole genome shotgun sequence genome contains the following window.
CCGGGCTCCAACCTTCGGATTGGAGGCGTCAGGCAAATGGTCTGGGCCAGGAGAGGGGCACGAGGATTGGGGCGGCTGGCGGATTGAGCCATGAGGCGTGCTGCTGCAGTGAGTGAGTGCGATGAGTGCGACCACCGAAACCTGGACAGGTAGTTCTCCTCGCACCGTGGGCCTTAAATTTATGAACTTGACTTTCGGTTAGCTAACAGCCATCAGCCGGCGAAGGGAGGCGCCTCCATCCGGCCCAGGCCCGCTCGTCATTGGTTCCGGCCAGACACGAACGGGTATGAAAAGGTTCGCATGACTGCAGGAAATTaccataatttcaatttaagaaATTAAACGAATTCCGTTTTGAGCTGGAGGAAAAAAAGAGAGCAGCGACGACCGTCAAAAGAGTTAAGGTTTAAGAAGTCCTTGCTTTGGGAGCTGCAGATTTTTACATCTGATAAATGTGGATGAATTCACCTGAcaaagtgggtggaaaaccACTTGCTGGCGGGAGcaacttttttatttcattaatttgatGGGGAATGCATGGAATTTGTATTTACACTAAAATTGCAGGCACTGCGTCACTTTAACATGTAGTAAATATCGCTAAAttactataaaaaatataaccgtgccaaaaatatattttaacggTCGATCAAGTTCTTGATTTGAATTCAAAAACAATTGGCACATAAATTCCAATAAGAATCCATTGTAAAGGTGTTAACCCTATTTTTAGAGATTTATTATCGAACCTTTTTGAGGTTAGGCAGAAAAGTGGCATGCGTTCAAGACTATCGAGTGACAGAGCACATTTCGAAGGGAGTTGCATTTGCTAAAGATATTCCAGTGACTGACAAAATGGACCCACTCCGCCGTAATCCTCTTCTGGAAATTACCAAATGTGAGATGTGCTTCAATTTGGTGTACCATTTCCCGACTGGACTGTGTGCCCGCTGCTTCACTGTTTGGGCCGGAAAGAAACCAATGGACAGACTGAGACTGACCGTCGACCAATCGAAGGCTCTCCTTGTGAGCTTTGTTCGCCGTTCGGTTGCCCAGGACATGAGCCAAATGGACCCCACGTTCCAACGCGTGATTGCGGAGGTGAGGTTGCAGCGCCAGCAGAAAATGGAGCTGTTCCAAAAGATTCGCCAGCAGTTCCAGCTCTCCGTACTCACCGGTCCCTTCTTCGACAAGAATCCCAAATACGAAGTCAATGAAGACTATTGGAATGTGCCGGATATCGTGGATGAAGACACGGTGATGTTTCAGCACAATATCGACCTGCTTGCAGATATACCCACCGTTTCTtcagaaaatagaaaacaaaatttgtaGCTGCCATCCACttttaatgcaaatgaaagtacaaatatttcttagaaatatacatttatacattttgaTAACGTGATATAATAAAGTAATTATATACCTTTTGGTAATTTGTAAACTATTTTCTATGGTTTTCTTAGCAGAATAACTACTGATGTTTAGGCAATTTAAAATGTGCACaacttaaaatgttttaaatttagaaactGTTCAAAAACTGACAGATGTTTATGTAATAATGGGCCATTACCAATTTGACCAAAGGTCAATTGCTGGCCTGGGAATCGTGGAAAGGATTGAATCGGATGCCTTGTAATTGGCACTTTTAGCTGGTGTAATAAATTACCCAAAATCCGGGCAGCGACCAAGTCGAATCCAATTGAGCAAATGTGATTGCCAGGTCATCATTACCATCGTCCATCGTCCATTGCCCATCAGATATCGAGCTCCGACTGTCTCCGGGGGCTCATGGACATTTtgctaatgaaaatgtttattcaaatttaCGTCAATGGATGTGTTTACACGAATGACCATCAATCTACATAAATAAACGCAAGTGCTGGGCGAGTGGGTAGTATGTAGTATGGGTGCGTGTGGCATGGAATGTCGCACAGTGTATTGTTCTTGGCCCGGCATtgttcaacaatttgtttaatgagAAAACTAATAAATCAAATGCGCCGTCAATTACAATCGAATTTATTCCGGGAAGTCCACGGCAAGGGATCCACTTGGATTGTGGATCAATAGATCGATTTCTTTATTGATGGAGTCGTTTGGGGTACAGTCGTCCTATgtacaaaataatatataatatgtaataaatgttttataacaTAGTAAAGTTCGATAAGAATTACCTTGTCTTACTCACTTGCTCATCCTGAACAGCCTCCTGGCCAAAATGATGTGGATTTGATGGCTTAAATACCAGATGGCCAAAGTCCAAGAGCCTGCGAATGTCGCCGCATCCCGCTAAGTGGCAGGATGAGAGGACAGACGGAGAGGACATTAGTCAAGTGCAACAGCtttcaaataaacataaattgagGATGC
Protein-coding sequences here:
- the LOC27208534 gene encoding uncharacterized protein LOC27208534; protein product: MDPLRRNPLLEITKCEMCFNLVYHFPTGLCARCFTVWAGKKPMDRLRLTVDQSKALLVSFVRRSVAQDMSQMDPTFQRVIAEVRLQRQQKMELFQKIRQQFQLSVLTGPFFDKNPKYEVNEDYWNVPDIVDEDTVMFQHNIDLLADIPTVSSENRKQNL